One genomic segment of Capricornis sumatraensis isolate serow.1 chromosome 6, serow.2, whole genome shotgun sequence includes these proteins:
- the CEP44 gene encoding centrosomal protein of 44 kDa isoform X3: MATGDLKRSLRNLEQVLRSLNYPREVDCVGLVKGDTAASLPIISYSLTSYSPYVAELLVDSNVELLAKNDLRFIDTVYKLLRDQFNYKPILTKKQFIQCGFAEWKIQIICDILNCVMKKHKELSSLEKTPSQQRKKTSSAKSEPCSSAEKASTEPVGIDVTGRFVTSGKKKAVVIRHLYNEDGANIPEDTVTDVNEAFDVCDLKAAEITIPELQVPDINCEQQDIKVNPEVTALQSMLAECQEKLKKLTCIESRLESLEEKMKGKVMVNEKTWANLLSRVTLLETEMLLSKKNNEYIEFNEMSEDCASSSDMDSLNPVQCHQIQLPEPQLLITVV, encoded by the exons ATGGCAACAGGTGATTTAAAAAGAAGCTTACGGAACTTAGAACAAGTGCTTCGCTCGCTAAATTATCCTAGAGAGGTGGATTGTGTAGG TTTGGTAAAGGGAGATACAGCAGCCTCTCTGCCCATCATCAGCTATTCCCTTACCTCATACTCACCCTATGTAGCAGAACTTCTGGTCGACTCCAATGTTGAGCTCCTAGCAAAGAATGACTTGCGCTTCATAGATACTGTCTATAAG CTTCTTCGTGATCAATTTAATTATAAACCAATCTTGACAAAAAAGCAGTTTATCCAGTGTGGATTTGCAGAATGGAAAATCCAAATTATATGTGATATTTTGAATTGTGTGATGAAAAAGCACAAGGAGTTGAGTAGTCTTGAGAAG actccatcacaacaaagaaaaaagaccaGTTCTGCCAAGTCAGAACCTTGTTCAAGTGCTGAGAAGGCATCTACTGAACCTGTGGGCATTGATGTCACTGGCAGATTTGTGACTTCAGGAAAG AAGAAAGCTGTGGTGATCCGACATCTGTACAATGAAGATGGTGCTAACATTCCTGAAGATACAGTAACAGATGTTAATGAAGCATTTGATGTTTGTGACTTAAAGGCTGCTGAAATAACAATTCCTGAATTACAGGTTCCTGACATTAACTGTGAACAACAA GATATAAAAGTCAATCCTGAGGTTACTGCATTACAGTCTATGCTTGCTGAATGCCAGGAAAAGCTTAAGAAACTGACTTGCATAGAGAGTAGATTAgaatctttggaagaaaaaatgaaagggaaagtgatggTGAATGAAAAAACCTGGGCTAATCTTCTGAGTCGTGTCACTCTTCTTGAAACAGAAATGCTTTTATCTAAAAag AATAATGAATATATAGAGTTTAATGAGATGAGTGAAGACTGTGCTTCCAGTAGTGACATGGACAGTCTCAATCCAG